GCTAAGTTTTCAAATTCGGTGGCTAACGACTGTTTAGTTTCAGTCAATCGGGTCTCAAAAACCGCTTTTTCTGCTTGTAAAACCTCTACGTGTTTTTCTAATTGGTACTGCTGCTGTTGCGCTTGCTCTAAACGCTCTCGCAATACCATAATCGTGTCTTTATGCTCATCGAGCTCAAAACCTAATCGTTGCTCGGTGCTTTGGACTAGATGATTGGCTTGTTCTGTGCGTAATTCGAGCTGAACTATTTTGGCTCTGGCGTCTTGTACATGACGGCCTTTAATCAAAGCCGCTAATAAATACCCAATAAGTGCGCCCAATATTCCGACGATCACTGTCTCAATGACTGACTCTGAAAACATAAAAACCCCAACCACTAATATACGAAAAACACCTATTACACTATCATAGGTGAAGCACTATACGCCTACAATATAGGGCAACGTAATTCCATCCTACCCCCTATTTCTTTCTGATTGGCAGCCTTCAGCATGAACCGAAAAACATATACTCAATGGTTACAGCTAATCAGTTTTGGTGCTTGGCCATTAACTTATAAACTGATGCTCATTTTCCTTTTCACCTCTCTTTTTCCCATGGGTATACTCAGCTACCTAAGCTTGAACAGCAGCTTAGAGCAAGTAGAAAAAGATCAAAAGGAGCACTTAGAACTGAGCTCGCATATTATTTCCACCCAAATAGATCAACTGCTAGAGCAACACAAAACATTTACTCAGTCTTTTGCAAAAGACCCTGATGTAATGAATTTTTTACAAGCCCCCCAGAATCCTAAGTTTAAAGAGCTGGCGGATAATGATCTATTACTCTTAACCCACTCGCTAAAACATGTCTCTCATGTCAGCCTTATCGACACACAGGGACGCTTTCTGACCTCATCCACCCCTTACTTAGTTGGGTTTTCTGCTGATTTCAGGGACTATTTTCAACAAGCCATCCAGGGCATCGTTTTTATCTCCGGTCTTATCACTGGCCATAGAACACAAGAAAACGGTCTTTTTTTTGCGGCGCCTGTCTATGGCGAACAGCAAAAAATCATTGGTGTTGTTGTTCTTAAACTCAAAGAATCCGCCATTGATGAGCTATTTATAAAAAATGGCCTGCAGCACAGTACCTCTATTGCTTTTTTAGTTGATGAAAATAAAAACATTATTTATCACCCGGACAACAAATACAGATATAAAAATATTGATGCCCTTCCCTCGTTAAGATCATACGCTGCAGAAAAAAACACCTCACAGGCACTACTGAACACAAACAGCCTTGAGTTTGATCTTAATGGTGTTAAATATGTCTCTGGTTTATCCGAAACAAAACAAAAAAACTGGCATATTTATATCGCTAAGCCCCATCACGAGTTTTCTACCCCCATTGAAAAACTCTTCTATAAAAATCTCATCATTCTGATTCTTTGTAGTCTTGGCAGCATTTTGCTCGCGTGGCTATTAAGCCGAACTTTTATTCGCCCAATTAATGTGCTCATTCAACAGGCTAAAAACATCAAAGCAGGGAACTACAGCCTAGACACTGATAAAAATATAGGTCTATTTGCGGTGGCCCAGCGCAATGATGAGTTAGGCAGTTTTGCTAAAGTATTTCAATCCATGGTTCAAGAGATCTACCACCGTGAATTTGCTTTAGACCAATTAGTACAACAACGCACCAATGAACTGACAACTAAGAATCAGATACTGGCCGACACCTACGCCCGGATTGATCAGGAACTCAACTTAGCGCACAACATGCAACAGGCTATTTTGCCTCAATCATTTCCCAATCAAGATCACTTTGAAATCTATGCAAATATGCACCCCGCACGAGAAATGGGGGGCGATTTTTACGATTGTTTTGCTTTAGATGATGGAGGCTATGCCATCGTGGTCGCTGACGTGGCTGGAAAAGGAGTGGCTTCTGCTTTTTTCATGGGGGTTTCAAGTACGATTATCCGCCAAGCAGCCTCTCTTTATAAAGAACCCAAAGAGGTTTTAGCATTTGCGAATACCTTGTTATGTGAACGTAATCCCACTGAGCTTTTTGTCACGGTCTTTTATGGGGTGTTCTACCCTGAAAAATCCACACTACATTATGCCTCTGCAGGGCATCCAGCCCCGTTGCTAAGGCTAACAAGCGGAGATATTACAGAATTAACATTAGCTCATGACCTCCCCCTAGGGGCTTGGGACACCGCAGACTATCAACAGTTTATGATCACGCTACAGCCCTCAGAGGTACTATTTATCTATACAGATGGTATTACAGAGGCACTCTCTGAGTCCCAAGAAGAATTTGGCGAACAACGCTTGCACCACTGGTTACAGCAACAAGGCAAACAATTATCAGCACAGGATATTTTCCACACCCTAAAACACAGTATTAAACAATTTGTAGGGCAAGCAGAACCGCATGATGATATGACAGTGCTGTTATTACGTATGCAAACCCATGAGCCTACACTACAAAATCAATGGCATATAACACCCGATTTGGCTCAAATATCAGGGCTGATAGAACAGGTAGAACACTTTCTACACCCCTACCTAGCAAATCAACCAGAAATTATTTTTCAAATCACCCTCAGCATTGATGAAATACTTAATAATATAATCAAGCACAGCCAGCACCCTGCCTCCGAATCCATCCATGTGCTGTTAGGTATTAACCACCAATCCATTTACTGTGAAATTAAAGATCAAGGTATCGAATTCAATCCGTTTACTCAAGAAGAAAATGCGGATATAGACAGTGAATTAGATCAACGCTTAATCGGTGGTTTAGGCGTGCATTTAGTTAAAACTCTCATGGATGAATACCGCTATAGCCGTCAGGAATCCATGAATAGCATCTGTTTTTATAAACACTTACCCTCGGAACACACCCATGAGCTTTGAGTTATTAAGCGAATCAAAAAATAACGTCCTCATTCTATCTATGTCAGGCCGTTTGGATAGTATTAACAGCACACACGCCGAAGCCAACTTGCTCGATCAAATAGAAAACAGTACGACTGCTGTGGTTTTAGATCTAGAAATGTTGGACTATGTGGCCAGTGCAGGCTTACGCATTGTATTGATGGCAGCCAAAAGAGCAAAGGCACAGAACAAACCATTTTTGCTCTGTGCCTTACAGCCCCAAATCCATCACGTCTTTGAAATTAGTGGTTTTTTAAAAATACTTTCTGTGTATAGCTCTCAGACTGAGGCTATCGCAGCTCTCAATCACTAATCATCTCTTGCTGTTTATATGCCGTAAAAACATGGGACTTAATATATTGTGCCGTGTCGCCTACCGCATATACGCTGTCCTGCGTTAACTGTTGATTATTAATATATTGCAATAGCAACGTCGCAGGATACGGCATATACGGCGCAAAACCACCGCTAATAAAACCTAAGTCCACTAATCGTTTTACCACGGCTGGGGCATGAGCCTGGGTTAAGTCGATGGTGGCATAGATCACATCCACACGCGCTCTACA
This Paenalcaligenes faecalis DNA region includes the following protein-coding sequences:
- a CDS encoding STAS domain-containing protein, yielding MSFELLSESKNNVLILSMSGRLDSINSTHAEANLLDQIENSTTAVVLDLEMLDYVASAGLRIVLMAAKRAKAQNKPFLLCALQPQIHHVFEISGFLKILSVYSSQTEAIAALNH
- a CDS encoding SpoIIE family protein phosphatase, producing the protein MNRKTYTQWLQLISFGAWPLTYKLMLIFLFTSLFPMGILSYLSLNSSLEQVEKDQKEHLELSSHIISTQIDQLLEQHKTFTQSFAKDPDVMNFLQAPQNPKFKELADNDLLLLTHSLKHVSHVSLIDTQGRFLTSSTPYLVGFSADFRDYFQQAIQGIVFISGLITGHRTQENGLFFAAPVYGEQQKIIGVVVLKLKESAIDELFIKNGLQHSTSIAFLVDENKNIIYHPDNKYRYKNIDALPSLRSYAAEKNTSQALLNTNSLEFDLNGVKYVSGLSETKQKNWHIYIAKPHHEFSTPIEKLFYKNLIILILCSLGSILLAWLLSRTFIRPINVLIQQAKNIKAGNYSLDTDKNIGLFAVAQRNDELGSFAKVFQSMVQEIYHREFALDQLVQQRTNELTTKNQILADTYARIDQELNLAHNMQQAILPQSFPNQDHFEIYANMHPAREMGGDFYDCFALDDGGYAIVVADVAGKGVASAFFMGVSSTIIRQAASLYKEPKEVLAFANTLLCERNPTELFVTVFYGVFYPEKSTLHYASAGHPAPLLRLTSGDITELTLAHDLPLGAWDTADYQQFMITLQPSEVLFIYTDGITEALSESQEEFGEQRLHHWLQQQGKQLSAQDIFHTLKHSIKQFVGQAEPHDDMTVLLLRMQTHEPTLQNQWHITPDLAQISGLIEQVEHFLHPYLANQPEIIFQITLSIDEILNNIIKHSQHPASESIHVLLGINHQSIYCEIKDQGIEFNPFTQEENADIDSELDQRLIGGLGVHLVKTLMDEYRYSRQESMNSICFYKHLPSEHTHEL